One Mesomycoplasma molare genomic window carries:
- a CDS encoding helix-turn-helix domain-containing protein codes for MFYKKYSIRQIANFLNVNHSTVSRELKEIQIFTDFMII; via the coding sequence TTGTTTTATAAAAAATATTCAATTAGACAAATTGCTAATTTTCTTAATGTCAATCACTCAACAGTGTCAAGAGAATTAAAAGAAATTCAAATTTTTACGGATTTTATGATCATTTAA
- a CDS encoding IS30 family transposase, producing the protein MTLVERKSRLGIIVKVSSKNPFYINKVLYERINTLELPVESITFDNGIEFNAVGILAKKLGIKIYKADKYASFQRGTNENFNGIIRRVYKKGLILIKSIEKKY; encoded by the coding sequence TTAACTTTAGTTGAGAGAAAAAGCAGATTAGGAATAATTGTAAAAGTTTCAAGTAAAAACCCTTTTTACATTAATAAAGTGCTTTATGAAAGAATAAATACACTAGAATTACCTGTTGAAAGTATTACTTTTGATAATGGAATTGAATTTAATGCGGTTGGAATATTAGCGAAAAAATTAGGAATTAAAATTTATAAAGCCGATAAATACGCTTCTTTTCAAAGAGGAACCAATGAAAATTTTAACGGAATTATAAGAAGGGTTTATAAAAAGGGACTGATTTTAATAAAGTCTATCGAGAAGAAATATTAA
- a CDS encoding MurR/RpiR family transcriptional regulator, protein MKQALFNRKEKERLTSTELKIINFAENNPKDFYDYSIKQLSKKNSVSISVISKLTKKVGFNSLKSMQFYVYHSYLNSQNIEENNDKNTESVILNKLFNYYRESIYQTAHLVDLNQIFQAVDLVLKSKSIFLYGAGSSFLSASELSINLQKIGINAISFKDFHSFLLITSQIKKDSNDAIMLFSKSCNTKEIKHVLKLFKEKSVPFYLITANKSMLNEFENIIIYQTLEQDKRLVSISSKINQQFVSDLLFLFVLQKKIKNFDEKYVENIKVLDDWNNN, encoded by the coding sequence ATGAAACAAGCACTTTTTAACAGAAAAGAAAAAGAAAGACTAACTTCTACAGAGTTAAAAATAATTAACTTTGCCGAAAACAATCCGAAAGATTTTTATGATTATTCTATAAAGCAATTATCTAAAAAAAATTCTGTATCAATTAGCGTAATTTCGAAATTAACAAAAAAAGTAGGTTTTAATTCATTAAAAAGCATGCAATTTTATGTTTACCATTCTTACTTAAATTCCCAAAATATAGAGGAAAATAATGATAAAAATACAGAAAGTGTGATTTTAAATAAACTTTTTAACTATTATAGAGAATCTATTTATCAAACAGCACATTTAGTAGACTTAAATCAAATTTTTCAAGCAGTAGATCTTGTATTAAAAAGTAAATCTATTTTTCTATATGGCGCAGGAAGTTCTTTTTTATCAGCTTCAGAGTTAAGTATAAATTTACAGAAAATAGGAATAAATGCAATATCATTTAAAGATTTTCATTCATTTTTACTAATAACTTCACAAATAAAAAAGGATAGTAATGATGCTATTATGCTATTTTCTAAGTCATGCAATACAAAAGAAATAAAACATGTTCTTAAGTTATTTAAAGAAAAAAGTGTTCCTTTTTATCTTATAACAGCTAATAAAAGTATGCTAAATGAATTTGAAAATATTATCATTTATCAAACATTAGAACAAGATAAAAGGCTAGTTTCTATCTCTTCGAAAATTAATCAACAATTTGTTTCCGATCTATTATTTCTTTTTGTTCTTCAAAAGAAAATAAAAAATTTTGATGAAAAATATGTAGAAAACATAAAAGTTTTAGATGACTGAAATAATAATTAA